Proteins from a single region of Acetonema longum DSM 6540:
- a CDS encoding fibronectin type III domain-containing protein, with protein LQLDREVTLVPGRSYAVAVQITNPAAATADAVQTIVTVNVQGVAEEVTTDSVTLIQPLTTVPQQWDLYSFGETNKVVKPFRVLSISRDQDLRRKITCLEYIEAIYNEASDIPEIPYSQLETTIEVSSVSVAEETFRQKDGTTVSNLNISWLIPRNKLVRGYKIFYSTDEGQTWHEWGAAGMTALSASIPGVRTQTTYLVKVCAVSYAGVVSPGVTAHPVYVTGKDVPPSDVAGLKVTLDPADLSKVHLSWLPVSDVDLAGYRIREGTAIIENLVQMTAYTYTAAADRLHSFRVTAVDNSGNESATPATANITPAVYPAVPTGFTALQNGDHVQLRWNKNSASDIAGYEIRQGSLFNNGSLVQTGITGGDLIVPVNTETTYRYHIKAINNAGRYSEDVATAEVTIYGLTPKNVILTFDEMMLQSGTHTNTEFGLSQYTCLTFPGLCSDYPTVQCNQVGGSVVLKLQDGQVTGEYLAARKDLGDSIKVNLAADFISTALLSAGNSAALWFRHSRDGETFEDWKAFAPVALTTRCLDFKVILESMDQTNSPIEVGVFNLAVDVDDVEKTGSAIIPAGGTTVHYGHTFLGGQGPDNMPVFTPMAMGAGVRAEVISAGLTSAEVKVVNALTGTDVPGTITYRVKGYGG; from the coding sequence CGCTGCAGCTGGACCGGGAGGTTACGCTGGTACCGGGAAGATCTTATGCGGTGGCTGTCCAGATTACCAATCCGGCGGCAGCAACGGCGGATGCGGTGCAAACCATCGTCACCGTCAATGTGCAGGGAGTAGCGGAGGAAGTCACTACGGATAGCGTGACGCTTATCCAACCCTTAACTACAGTGCCGCAGCAATGGGACCTGTACAGCTTCGGCGAAACCAACAAGGTAGTCAAACCCTTCCGGGTGCTCAGCATCAGCCGGGATCAGGATCTGCGACGGAAAATCACCTGTCTGGAATATATCGAAGCAATCTATAATGAGGCAAGCGACATCCCGGAGATTCCATACAGCCAGTTGGAGACAACCATCGAAGTCAGCAGTGTGAGCGTAGCGGAGGAAACCTTCCGGCAAAAAGACGGGACTACGGTCTCTAACCTAAATATATCCTGGCTCATTCCGCGTAATAAGCTGGTCCGCGGCTACAAAATTTTTTACAGCACCGACGAGGGCCAGACCTGGCACGAATGGGGTGCCGCCGGCATGACGGCATTAAGTGCTTCTATTCCCGGCGTTAGGACCCAAACCACCTATTTGGTCAAGGTTTGCGCCGTTAGTTACGCCGGCGTCGTATCGCCCGGAGTAACAGCCCACCCGGTATATGTGACCGGTAAAGACGTTCCGCCCTCGGATGTGGCTGGCTTGAAGGTTACACTGGACCCTGCGGATTTAAGCAAGGTACACTTGTCCTGGCTGCCGGTAAGCGATGTGGATTTAGCCGGGTACCGAATCCGGGAAGGTACGGCGATCATTGAAAATTTGGTCCAGATGACCGCCTATACCTATACTGCAGCCGCAGACCGGCTGCACTCCTTCCGGGTTACAGCCGTCGATAACTCCGGCAATGAATCGGCAACACCGGCAACGGCGAATATCACTCCGGCAGTATACCCGGCTGTTCCCACTGGATTTACGGCGTTGCAAAACGGCGATCATGTTCAGTTGCGCTGGAACAAAAACAGCGCTAGTGACATTGCCGGCTACGAAATACGACAGGGCTCATTGTTTAACAACGGCTCCTTGGTCCAGACGGGTATTACCGGCGGCGATCTGATCGTCCCGGTCAATACCGAAACCACCTACCGTTACCATATCAAAGCCATTAACAACGCCGGCCGTTACAGTGAGGACGTGGCAACCGCCGAAGTGACGATTTACGGCTTAACGCCGAAAAATGTGATTTTAACCTTCGACGAAATGATGCTGCAAAGCGGGACTCATACCAACACGGAATTTGGTCTCTCGCAATATACCTGTCTCACTTTTCCGGGACTGTGCAGCGATTATCCGACGGTACAATGCAACCAGGTCGGCGGGTCGGTGGTTTTAAAACTGCAGGACGGTCAGGTAACCGGAGAATATTTGGCGGCAAGAAAAGACCTGGGAGATAGCATCAAGGTCAATCTGGCCGCCGATTTTATTTCCACGGCGCTGTTGAGCGCCGGGAATTCAGCGGCCTTATGGTTCCGCCACAGTCGGGACGGTGAGACCTTTGAAGATTGGAAAGCATTCGCGCCGGTTGCCCTGACAACCCGCTGCCTTGATTTCAAGGTGATCCTGGAGTCGATGGATCAGACGAATTCCCCGATCGAGGTTGGCGTTTTTAACCTAGCGGTGGATGTAGATGATGTCGAAAAAACCGGCAGCGCCATCATTCCGGCGGGAGGGACAACTGTACATTACGGCCATACCTTCTTAGGCGGACAGGGACCGGATAATATGCCGGTATTTACGCCAATGGCGATGGGCGCTGGCGTAAGAGCCGAGGTCATTTCCGCCGGCTTGACCAGCGCCGAGGTGAAGGTGGTCAATGCGCTTACCGGTACTGATGTGCCGGGTACTATCACGTATAGAGTAAAAGGATATGGAGGTTGA